cgcccgcttCTCGTcctgcgtctgctgctgctgccgcctctgccgccacGCTCCTCTGCTGTTACTGAAAGCCTGCCGACGACTGCTACCATCTCTGGACTGCCGGGACTCGCATCTCCCCTTCGgttcgccatcgcctcgctccaacagcagcggtgcggcgcagcagcagattTGCCGTCGATCAAGAGTCTGTGCTCTTGCGCACCAACGAACACCCACGCGACGCCGATCCGTTAGCATCGCCGGCCTCATCCGGCTTCTAGACGCTCATTTGCGCCCGTGAGTTGACAGCGGCTCACACGACGATACCATGGTGGCCACAAACCACCAACGAAATGGAAGCGGCCACTCGCAGCACCAACTTCAGCATCAGCGTCGCgggccctcgccctctcctcAGCGCGCTGTCCGCCCTCGTTCGGCCATGGACTCTGCCAGGCGTCGCTTcgttgacgccctcgtctcctTTCTCCTCGTTGCAAGGCGCATCGGCATCGCTCTTGCCTCTCGTTTTGCAAACCGCCGTTTTGCCTTTTCCGTagctgccgtcgccatcatcttcGCAAAGGCCGTCCATATCTACGCCCACCTCACTGCCCTCCCGCCGACCGACCTGATACGCTATGGGTTCTCCTTCTTCGCCCAGGACTCGGCctttctcctcgtcctccgcaTACTCTTCGACACGCAGCTTTTCGCCAACGTGCGCTGGATGCGGATCATCGTCACCACGCTGGCGTCCCTCGTtgttgtcgccgtcctcatGCTCGCTGGCATCAACATCTCCTTCTTCGCCGTGGCAGGTTCGGAGCTGCACTGGCGCAACATTGGTGtcgccaaggacgccaaTTCGTGGACAATGTTGCTCACGGGCCTCGTCTcctgctccgtcgccgtgggCATCATCCTGTTCCTCGCGTGGCTCCTCCAGGACTTTTGctacctcgtcgccggcgtggccCTCGACATTCTCAAGTGGCCGTTTGCCTTCGTGCTGAGCAAGATACCGTTTCGGCTTTGGCGCGCGTCCGGCGACGCCAACTATGAGCATGTCCCGCAGTATGACCTGGAGGGTGGCGCCGAGACCAAGTATAGAGACGACGAGTCTTCGGGCCGCGAGCCTCCAACTTCCCCAACGCAGCCCACGCATCCGACTGGGTGGTGGATGGTGCTTCTCTGCATTCTCGTCGGCCTCACCATGCTGGTTCAGGTCATCACCACGGCCGTTCGCCCAGACGAGACCTCGTTGTCTTTCATGTCTTGGACGTTGCCCCTGCTGCCTTTCATAGACTTTGCCCATTCCTCACCGACCCTTGCCAGCTTGCTCCCCttccacggcagcagcatcaacTACAGCTGGGACAACcgcaccgccctcgtccagccGGTCCCCTTCTCCTGGCTCCCCAAAGATGGGACGCCCCTACCCGGCTTCACCGACTGGTACGGGAATGAGCCGCACTATAGCGCTTCTGAGGACCCTCTCAAGATCTCCAACTTCGAGGAcgacctgctgcccgccctcaAGGGAAAACTCAAGGACGTCAAAATTCGCAACGTAATGCTCATCAAGCTCGAGAGCACCCGCAAGGACGTATTCCCCATCAAGAAAGATGGCATTATCTGggagaagctggccaagtCGTTCAAGAACGGGTCATTGCccgacgaggctgccgagaGGCTCGCGACCCTGACCAAAAACGCCAACTTTCTCACCGGCGACTATAGCGACGGCTTCGAGCACGCCGGCACgaagcggcgcggcgggctcaaTGTCAACAGTGCCCATACGACTAGCACCTACACCCTCAAGAGCCTGGTGGGCACGCTCTGCGGCATCACGCCCCTCGTCGCTGACTTCAACATCGAGCCCTTCAATCACATATACCAGCCGTGCCTGCCGCACGTCTTCAATGCCCTGAACAAGGTCAACAACGCCACAGGCGCAGGCCCCAAATCCCGGGCCAAGGGCGACTACACGTCGTACCGGTGGCGGTCCTTGTACATGCAGTCCGTTACTGACACCTACGACAAGCAGAACGCCGAGATGCCCGTGCTGGGCTTTCTCAAGGAGAACTACGTCACCAAGGAGTACTTGCACACGGACGATGCCAAGTTCGGCAAAGTCAACGTCTCCGACATCAACTACTATGGCATGCCTGAGGTGGTCATCAAGGATTACATCCGTGATGCCTTTGccacggccaagaagaacgaCGAGCGTGTCTTCCTAACACACCTAACGAGTACGACACACCACCCGTTCGGCATGCCCGCCGAAGAACCGTACGTCCACCTTACCGGCGACAATAAGTATGACGACTTGTCGCACTACGTCAACGCTATCGGCTACGTGGATCGCTGGCTGGGCCAGATCCTAGCCATCCTCGATgaggagggcgcggcggacgagacgctgctcgtcctcgtcggcgatcACGGCCTCTCTATCGCCGAAAATAACGGCATCACGCCTTACTATAATTCTAATATTGGCAACTTTCACGTGcctctcgtcgtctcccacCCGAAGCTGCCGCATATCGACATCAACGACGCTGTCGTGTCTCTTCAGATCCTCCCGACGATTCTCGACCTCCTGATTGAGACGGGGTCGCTCTCCGAGGCTGAAGAGGGCGCTGTCCGCGACCTGGTCCGCAACTACGAGGGCCAGTCCCTCATCCGACCGCTCCGCAAAAAGTCGGTCGCGACAGGCGAAGGCGACTGGCAGTTCACTATCATGAATCCCGGCAGGGCCACCCTGTCGGTTCGCGACGCCCGGACTCCGAACCGGCGCATCATCGTACCCATCGTCGAGGACACTGAGTGGCGCTTCACCGACTTGTCCAAGGACCCTCACGAGAAGGAGCCTGTCCTTTCCTTTGGCTTCAAGTCGTTCCTGCGTGCCGTGGAGAAGAAGCACGGTCTGGACGCGTCCAAATGGGCCGAGGATGCGGCCTTCATGTCCCGATGGTGGGTGGATGAAAACGCGAAGCGTTACCGCTACGACCCCAAATGATACCTTACCTCATATAATACTTGTCGTTTCTTTGCATGGAGTTTGTCTTACACAAGGCGGCTGTTTTCAACAAGCATATTTCTGTTTGTTTCATGTTATTTCTTTACCCCCAGGCGAAGGTGTTGGGATATATCTCGCCATGTACTTATAACGTTGGCTAGCCCATGTGCTTGTCTTCGTAAAGGGGGGACGGGAGTCTCGGAGCCTGGCGCATGGTGGTAACATGACGTTACGAGAGTGATCGGTGCAAGGAGCACGGCGTCCAAATCAATGTACAAGCACAATAGAGCGGCATTCGCTCTGTTCAAGACGGGCTCGGACGTGTCTGTTGCCATGAACTATTGTGCGACCGGTCGAAGGACGGGGTCGTAGGAGTGATAGGCGTTACTGTTAGATGAAAGACTTGACATGCCCGGCTTTAGTCATCGGAAAAGGTCTCGACGGCGCATAGGTCGAGTTCCGACAGAGGCATGGCGTATGAAGGCACCACTCCCGACAACGGCGTCGATCGCCATGGTGCTATGGCCTTTTACACCCAAGCCGACCATGAATCTCTAGGTATCTACCAGGCTCCAAGAGACCGTGATGCGGAGGTTCCCAGAAgttccagccgccgccggccccccaTTCCTTCACTCCACAAGGGGCGTCATTCTGTTACTGCAAGCATCCCCCTTGCAACCTCCCCGCCTCCGCACCGCTTCGAACAACCCGGGCGAATCCGATCGGTTGATTACCTTATTCTGGCAGTTGCGGATTCGAGAAAGCCCGGTAGGTCAGAGCGcgcgggtcgtcgtccgacgCCATCCGTTGTAGATAAGTGAGCAATAGTATACGATTGACCACCCCCGCGGGTGCTCGGTGCtcgggccgggggggggagtgggGGAGGAGTCAGGTCATGGTTTCGAATATACAGCAAACGAAGTAGATAGAATGTTTGTTTTTGCtttgtttgcttgcttgcgaAAAAAGGTTTTTCTCGGGGGCCGGCCGGAGGCTTGGCGCGGAGAATTATTCACGTccggggcgccgcgcccgtgatgatgggagtgggggagggagggggaagggaTTAGGTAGCTGGCCGTACGAGACGTACTGTACATGTCGACGCGACGGGACTTCCGCCCGGtgtttgctgctgctgctgctggtgcttcTCTGCTTGCGTGATGCACCATCGCGAGGCGGGACGCGACCAGCTGTCCGTGGTCAACGCTCGCGGCCCAAGGTATGGATTGGGAATGGGATGGGGGTGATTAACTtccaccccccttcccacTCTCGGGGTTCTGGGCCCTTGTGGCGACTTGCCAAAGCGGTGATGCCTGCCCCGTATGTGCCATATTATAAGACGCTGCATGCTATCACATTGTATATGCGGCGGTCGTGTGTAAGTCGACccatcagccagccagccagccagccagctacCGGGTCTTTCTCCGTTGATCACATGTCGGTGTATGCTGCTGCCCACCTGTGAAATTACCAAAAGATGAaccggcggtggtggtggtgaccgGTGTATGCCGCTGATATGGGGACGTGGATGCGAGCGGCTGGCTGAGTGCCATATCTGTGAGTCCTGTCTGGGGTGGGTGATGAGGCGAGCTAATGCCATgatttgctgctgctgcttttgGATGCCACTGGATGGCCATAGCGACGTTGTGTATCTCTGTAGATACATGCCTAAGAGGTGCGAGCGCCCGCGCGACtgggcgatggtgatgcgcAGGGCACGGGAGAAGCGAGCACGCCCACGAAGCCACGCTGAATGACACGCGGGTAGAGCCTTGGCTTGGATAGCCGTATGAGCGAGCGGGTGTGCGAGCCTGTTTTGGCGAGCGGTATCATCATCAGGGACAGTGTCTCCTCCTCGTGCAAATAGATAGCAGCACGGCGtgccctcgtcttcggccTAGCAGTCAAGACCCGTTGCACGCcagccatcatcagcatcacccGTCACATCGCTGCTCCATTcacccatcatcatcaccgcgTTCCCGCCAtttgcttttttttttctttccgTCCATGGTAGCAATGTAGGATCCAAGGGATGAGCGCATGCATCGGCCGCTGCGGGACCCCCATTGACTGCTTTGCCGGTCTTGAAAACCCCGTCAGACAACTGCCGGAGGTCCCCTCGTCCagatgcgacgacgacgacagaccgaccgaccgcccggGGAGGGGACTCGTCGCGTGTTGCACGACAGCGGAGCGGGTCGCGGCATGTAGACGCTAGCGTTGTACTACATATCCGCGAGGTGCTATGGTTGATCGtggtgtgagtgagtgagaaTGGCATCGCTCGTTGATTCGAAACACTGGAAGAAAAATCACCTCGAAAAGCGCGCGCGCTGTTCACGAGGGTCGCTTTCTGTGCGAGCCTTGTCCAAGCATACATGCACACATTCGTATAACACACGCCACGCGCCCTCTCATCCTCACTCACTAGTCGGCTgtttctcgtcgtcgtcgtcgtcagtcaCCGAGGCGCAGCGACGCCCATTGGGCTTCAGGGACCAACCCCAACGTCGGCCAGTATCCGGcgctgtacgaagtaccctGCAGCCCGCCGGTGAAGAATCGCGTGGCTGCAGCTCGCGTCGGATGGCGCCTGTTTCGTCGTGTTCGGCGTATGCAGGCAGGGTCCTCTCGCACGTCGTGACATGGTCAGCAGCCTGGGCTATGCGTGACTGAGTCTTTCAGCCGCACGCCCCCTGATGAGGCGACAGCGAGCTTGCTTCCTCCGAGAGCATGGCTTGCAGCACGCGCACGATGGCGCACGAGCGCCCATCGACGGCTACAGGGCTTCGGGAAATGCAAATGACCAGTCACTTCGTCAGCAATGCCAACATCTTCACCTCGCGAGCGCCTGGGCGTTGTTGTGCAGAGATGAACGTCTCGCCCAACAGACCGCGGGCATACCGAACAAGCCCAAAACACGCAGGGCCAGCCGTCAGGTCCCGACGAGGCATCACCGCCTCCATTCCGCCGGGGGATGCCTGCCTTCTCGCAGGTTCCAGCACGTCGTTAATCCGGCATCGGCCGCCAGGGCTCGACACCGGGGCATTTGTATATCCAGGGCGGCAATATTAGGGCGGTCATCAGAGACCGACAACGCTGCCAAGCGCATCTTGGACGACAGCTATGTTCTCGGAgggggaaaagaaaaaaaagagatACGGCAGGGGGCGTGTGATGCATACTGGAATATTCCACGGCCCCTTCTAGACCTCCCACGCCCGTGTCCAGGCAGCTGGGCCAACGAGTCTTCCCGCCCACTGCAACCAAGACAGCTCGAGCAGGCATCAGGTGCAAATGTGTCAAGGGCGTCAGGTCCAGACCGCAGGTGCCGAGAAGCGCCGCGCCCCAAGGCAATGGTCACTGTCAGCCAACGCGTTGGGCCGCGTTGAAGCCATCACCACGGCCAGAGTCCCACCGCGGTCGCGTCAGCAGGACTGGAGCCGACTGAAAATAGTCTTTGATGCCTGCTGCCCCGCAGCCTGAAGGGCAACGGTCGAGAATGTTCACAACGGGGCCAACATtaaagagagagaaaaaaatTGCACGCGCCGCGAAAGGTACCCCATGGTCCATCTGAAACACAAGGCCCTGTCGAGGTGGCCTGACTGCCATTAGACTAGTTAATTCAAGCTCCAGAGTAAGCGAAGCGTGGCCACCGAACTTGGCCAGCtgtggctgccgctggcTCACGCCGCGTGGACACTCTGCCAATCGGTCGCATCCGTCAGCCAGCTGGGGTGCGGTGCTGTGCTTCGCAGCCCGTGTCAACTCGAACTGGAGCTTCCCTTCATGTCACTGTGATTGACTTCTGTGAAACCCTGGTGGAGCACGcggtcgccgcctcgcctctgTCTGGTCCGCCGCTCACGGCTTGGCCGGGTGTCGGGGCGGAGCCGAGGCCACGCTCTTCAGCAAAGACGACGGTCAGACCTCGTATGATATTGGTCGACGGATTCGCTTGGGCTCATCCCCCAAGAGCCTCTATACCTCAAAGGACACAGAGGCCTAccacgatggcgtcgtccaTGCCAGAGAACCGGCTCACGTGGTTACGCAGACAGTCGCCGAGACATCCGGCCGGTGCGGGTGCAGGCCGTTCCGTTCCTGTTGTCTTGATGCAGGTCCGGGAATGCCGCCTGGGcaagccaccgccgcagctAAGCTCGCGTCTTCCAGATTGGTTGAgcactcgccctcgccagacGCAGACAGACGATGCTGAAATGTCGCCTTGATACAGTTACGATGCCCCTCAATTGCTGACACAATCTTCCGAGGGGGCCCAGGCCCCATAGCTGGCCAGCTTAGGCAAGCCATCCAATGGTTCCCCAACCAAGACCGAATTTAAAGTTTGCGCCCTGGCAGACGATGCGCCAATGGACGCCAGCCTGATTGGAGGCGCCGGTAACTCTCCTGGCGTCGTACCAGCTGCCTCAACAGCAAGACGagtacatacgtacgtatgCAGAACTCGGGGCTTTTTTTGGCGTGAGGCTCAGAGCAGGTTGAGCAGGGCTGTGACACCTgagccaagccagccaagcccgcccacctcgcaGAAACCGTGGGGGCACCGCTATTGCTGTACCACCGTCCCATGCGCAGTGCGCACAGGGTCCTCACCGGGCGGGGACGACAGAAGATGTTGCACGAACTGCCAAGCTGGGCTGGTCAGCGCTGCTCGCGGTCTGGACCGCCGAATCCTGGCCGCTTCTAGACGTGAAGCACGAGGACGAAGCACCCGTCGACCAGATGTACGTAGTTCCGCACAGATGGGACGCGGGTCGGCAATTAAAGTCGCGGGTCGGCATCTGCTTGCTGAAGAGTCTTTAGGGGCCTGGGCCCTTCAAGGCGTGCGCTTTTCGGAAGAAAAGCAGCCAGACAACCGGATGATTAGCGGGCGCCGCAACGGCAGAGAcagccggccacggcgcttCCTCGGAAAGGGGCCGACAACGGCatccgtcgcccgccctgctgccaGGTGTTCGCAGGCAGTGCCGTCCTGCCGCGCCCCGCGGGTGAATCCACCGGGCGGTGGCTGGCGCCTAGAAGCGGGTGACGGGCAAAAGTAATCCTTGGCTTGGTAGGTAGGTTGACGACAAAGCGTCACTCTCATTCCGTCGGTGCCCAGGCACTGGCTTGACTCAAGGGAGATTGCTGCGCTCTGCGAGCTCGAAAAGGCAGGGATGATGAAAGGCAAAGGGTATTCAAGGTGCGGTAGCGTGCATGGTGTGCCCATGTGCTGTAAAAGCCAGCGAACAGCATCCGGAGCGGGGTTGTGTATTCAGTTCCCCATCGAAGGTTTAGGTGGTGATCTGTGGCGGCAAACACATCTCGATCCGGTTCCAGTCATCCCGGGTATGCGCATAACGGGTCGctctggcggcgatggacaCAGATCCAAGGACTACTTTTCGTGTCGCGGAGCCGAGAGCAAGTCGTGATGGAAAGTCGCAGGAGCATCGGGAGACGCAATTTATTGCCGTGCTGCACTCGGCTGTCCATGTTTCGTTATACCCGGCATGCATCGACGATGTGATGGATTCTTGCTTGGCTCAGGGGAGTGCTGCGGAGGTTTAGGTCCATCTCTCGCCACTTGCTCCGGCCGGTGACAGGACAAGACACAAGACAAGTTTTTGTTTGTTTCGTTCATTGCCCCATGGGGACCACCATTTTTCAATGGGCATCGCGAGGTGGGGGTCTAGGTGAGTGAAGCTCCGTCAAGTCCGTCTATCCTCGGCCGCTTCGTCTGGTTGAGCGACAAcaggctggcgggcgggtggcaAATCCGGACCCACACCTTCCCCTGCCGGCGGGAGCTCCCTGGCCGATCAGTTAAGGTGGGGAGGACGTGGTGCGAGCGGTTACAAAGTGCAGCCCTTGTTGAGAGATGTTGGATGTGTCACCATTGGCTGAACGGCCATCGAGGGCCAGCGAGGAGCAACTCGATGTCCGGATGAGGTGGATTTGATGCGTCTGCGCAGATCAGGTCGCCATGTGGAAAGTGGTGCTGCTCGCTGAAACATGGCGGTAAAGGCCGTGGACGCAGAAAGCCAGCCAGGATCACCGATGGAGCAGCGGCGTTGATGTCCAACATACTGTGTAGGACCGAAGTGGTAGTAGTATGTGCCTAGTAAGTAGCGTTTGGGCAGCGAGCGGCACCCATAGCAACGGCGAGTCGAAGCGGCATGTCGGTTTGAGAACAATACCAACTACTGGCATTACAGTACGCGTCAGTTGCGAGTACATTGCGTGGTGCCCACCTCTGGACATGGCAGGACTGACGGTCGTCTCGGGGCGGGGCTTTTCAGACGACGACTCGCCCACATGGCTCCGTTTCAGACGACGCCATCTGGCCGTACGAGCAGAGGCAACAAGCTGGACCCGGAAAAGGGCTGCCACGTTTTGCACGGTGCTAGTAGTGGAATCGACGGCTGCCGCAGATGAAGTGCCCAGCGGGGGACTATCGAATGTTCTCGTTGGATCGAATGTGAGTAACCCTGCACTAACTTAGTCCTGGGTTGCTCGACAGTGTATGCACCTTTGACAGGTCGACCCCTTCTTTCTTTAACGCGCGCCCAGGACAGGGTCGCCTCGCAAGCCGCGGCaaaggcagcagcaacaaacAGCAGCTGACGGCCTCCCTAATAAGCGTATCGACGCAACGCTGCTGGATGACAACACTGGTCGAGCATCTGCCGTGATGGCTACAGCCCGCAGCCCACAGCCGGTCTTTCGAGTCGCGCGTGGCATCCGCGGGTTTCGCATTTGAAGGTTGACGGGTTGGTCCATCGGAGCTGAGCCCAGCAGACCATTCGTCTCCGTAATA
This sequence is a window from Purpureocillium takamizusanense chromosome 8, complete sequence. Protein-coding genes within it:
- a CDS encoding uncharacterized protein (TransMembrane:7 (o46-66i73-91o103-124i136-162o182-202i209-229o284-306i)~COG:S~EggNog:ENOG503NXW5), which encodes MVATNHQRNGSGHSQHQLQHQRRGPSPSPQRAVRPRSAMDSARRRFVDALVSFLLVARRIGIALASRFANRRFAFSVAAVAIIFAKAVHIYAHLTALPPTDLIRYGFSFFAQDSAFLLVLRILFDTQLFANVRWMRIIVTTLASLVVVAVLMLAGINISFFAVAGSELHWRNIGVAKDANSWTMLLTGLVSCSVAVGIILFLAWLLQDFCYLVAGVALDILKWPFAFVLSKIPFRLWRASGDANYEHVPQYDLEGGAETKYRDDESSGREPPTSPTQPTHPTGWWMVLLCILVGLTMLVQVITTAVRPDETSLSFMSWTLPLLPFIDFAHSSPTLASLLPFHGSSINYSWDNRTALVQPVPFSWLPKDGTPLPGFTDWYGNEPHYSASEDPLKISNFEDDLLPALKGKLKDVKIRNVMLIKLESTRKDVFPIKKDGIIWEKLAKSFKNGSLPDEAAERLATLTKNANFLTGDYSDGFEHAGTKRRGGLNVNSAHTTSTYTLKSLVGTLCGITPLVADFNIEPFNHIYQPCLPHVFNALNKVNNATGAGPKSRAKGDYTSYRWRSLYMQSVTDTYDKQNAEMPVLGFLKENYVTKEYLHTDDAKFGKVNVSDINYYGMPEVVIKDYIRDAFATAKKNDERVFLTHLTSTTHHPFGMPAEEPYVHLTGDNKYDDLSHYVNAIGYVDRWLGQILAILDEEGAADETLLVLVGDHGLSIAENNGITPYYNSNIGNFHVPLVVSHPKLPHIDINDAVVSLQILPTILDLLIETGSLSEAEEGAVRDLVRNYEGQSLIRPLRKKSVATGEGDWQFTIMNPGRATLSVRDARTPNRRIIVPIVEDTEWRFTDLSKDPHEKEPVLSFGFKSFLRAVEKKHGLDASKWAEDAAFMSRWWVDENAKRYRYDPK